One Helianthus annuus cultivar XRQ/B chromosome 7, HanXRQr2.0-SUNRISE, whole genome shotgun sequence genomic region harbors:
- the LOC110868489 gene encoding probable glycosyltransferase At5g11130, which produces MEKVPEVSINAIQVVCSSSYFLKGYTAHKDASIPQIWPRLGVRPTRQPSKRKMLAFYAGAMNSRVHESLVRTWINDTDIVVHQNHLKTPYSESLLGSKFCIHAKGFEVNTARIGDAIYYGCVPVVLADHYDLPFADILNWSKFSVVVSTQDIAFLKRILQKIVDFDEYIKLQKNVLMAQTHFEWHQKPIDFDTFYMVMYELWARRSSVRVHLFN; this is translated from the exons ATGGAGAAAGTACCCGAAGTCAGTATCAATGCAATTCAAGTTGTTTGCTCTTCAAGTTATTTCTTGAAGGGGTACACTGCACATAAAGATGCATCAATACCACAAATATGGCCAAGATTGGGGGTTCGCCCTACACGTCAACCGTCCAAAAG GAAAATGCTTGCATTTTATGCAGGAGCAATGAACTCAAGGGTGCACGAATCCTTGGTTCGAACATGGATTAATGATACAGATATTGTTGTCCACCAAAATCATCTTAAAACCCCTTACTCGGAGTCGCTTCTTGGAAGCAAGTTTTGCATCCATGCAAAAGGGTTTGAAGTGAACACAGCTCGTATAGGTGATGCAATATACTATGGCTGTGTCCCAGTTGTTTTAGCTGACCATTATGATCTACCATTTGCGGATATCTTAAACTGGAGTAAGTTTTCGGTTGTTGTTTCAACACAAGATATTGCATTCTTGAAGAGGATACTACAAAAGATTGTTGATTTTGATGAGTACATAAAGCTACAAAAGAATGTGTTGATGGCGCAAACGCATTTTGAATGGCATCAAAAGCCAATAGATTTTGACACGTTTTATATGGTTATGTATGAGTTATGGGCCAGAAGAAGTTCTGTGAGGGTTCATTTGTTCAACTAG
- the LOC118480262 gene encoding probable glycosyltransferase At3g07620, giving the protein MAPMAKKVSFKGLFIIISSTLIILKMIFYITSTSLTSKLMMHDHDDHHFDLKQRLEQPSDIFNSHIEQTPRNGSNGGDGSVPEVHEDEGSQLSDGGSTPSKVEALNVKEVYHDKDMFLENYKEMNKTMKIYIYPHTKTDPFANVFFPNNDGLPGGNYASESYFKIALSLSHFVTQDPSEADLFFLPFSIACMRHDKRIGVDGIKDFIKDYLFSISRKYPFWNRTGGADHFYACEPPMLRISCLLFPSKV; this is encoded by the exons ATGGCTCCAATGGCAAAGAAGGTTTCATTCAAAGGCTTGTTCATCATTATATCATCCACCTTGATCATTTTAAAAATGATATTTTATATAACATCTACTTCTTTAACCTCAAAACTGATGATGCATGACCATGATGATCATCACTTTGATTTGAAACAAAGACTTGAGCAACCTTCTGACATCTTTAACTCTCACATCGAGCAGACGCCTAGAAACGGCAGCAACGGCGGTGATGGAAGCGTGCCGGAGGTACATGAGGATGAGGGTAGTCAGCTATCAGATGGAGGTTCTACGCCCTCAAAAG TAGAGGCTTTGAATGTCAAAGAAGTATACCATGACAAGGACATGTTTTTGGAGAACTacaaagaaatgaacaaaaccaTGAAAATCTACATTTACCCACACACAAAAACCGATCCATTTGCCAATGTTTTCTTCCCCAACAACGATGGTTTGCCAGGGGGCAACTATGCAAGTGAAAGTTACTTCAAAATCGCACTCTCTTTGAGCCATTTCGTTACACAAGATCCATCTGAAGCTGACCTATTTTTCTTGCCATTTTCAATTGCATGTATGAGACATGATAAAAGAATTGGAGTCGATGGGATCAAAGACTTCATCAAAGACTATCTCTTTAGCATCAGTCGTAAATATCCGTTTTGGAACCGGACAGGTGGCGCTGATCATTTCTATGCTTGCGAGCCCCCCATGCTCAGGATTTCCTGTCTGTTGTTCCCATCGAAGGTTTAG
- the LOC110868488 gene encoding universal stress protein PHOS34: protein MKVLVSIDESEGSLYALQWALEHLYLPEIEGSAAITVVHVQPHTAVPAGAVIFATPAASVIDSVKKAQEESASEVISRATKLCEQHMIKAEMMVIRGNPKEMIVDASEDMNADLLVVGSRGLGQIKRAFLGSVSDYCVHHAKCPVLIVRPPKSSPK, encoded by the exons ATGAAAGTATTGGTATCAATAGATGAGAGTGAAGGGAGTTTGTATGCTCTCCAATGGGCCCTTGAACACTTATATCTCCCGGAGATCGAGGGGTCAGCCGCGATCACGGTCGTTCATGTCCAGCCTCACACCGCCGTCCCCGCTGGTGCCG TTATATTTGCGACACCTGCAGCTTCAGTGATAGATTCTGTAAAGAAGGCACAGGAAGAAAGTGCATCTGAAGTCATTTCACGTGCCACGAAACTATGCGAACAACACATG ATTAAAGCAGAAATGATGGTAATAAGAGGAAACCCAAAGGAAATGATAGTCGATGCTTCAGAGGACATGAATGCTGATCTCCTGGTTGTTGGAAGTAGAGGCCTTGGACAAATCAAAAG GGCGTTTTTGGGGAGTGTTAGTGACTATTGTGTGCATCATGCTAAATGTCCGGTTCTGATAGTACGTCCACCAAAATCATCCCCCAAGTAA